In Thermogemmata fonticola, the DNA window CGAAAGGATACCAAGTCAGCCCCCTCCCTGACCTGACACAATTGACCCCGGAACAACTGGCCCAGGAGTTAGCTCATGCCAATCCCTGGCGAAGGATGACCGCCCAACGTCTCTTCTTTGAAAATCCCACTCCCCATCTGGCACCTCGCCTGCGGCAATTGCTCCTGCAAACGCGAGGCCGGCCGGCGCGTGTTAACATCGCCTGGACTTTACAGGGTTGGGGAGCGCTCCGCCCGGAGGATATTCTGCTTCTTCTGGAGGACCCCTTAGCAGGGGTGCGGGAACACGGTCTGCGCCTGGCCGAAACCCTTCTGCCACAGCACGCCTCACTTGTTCAGGCCTGTCAACGCCTCAAGAATGACGCCGACCCGATGGTCCGGCTGCAACTAGCTTTCACCGCGGGTTACCTGCCCCCCTCCACCGCCGTAGAGGTCCTGGAGCATCTACTGACGCGACAGGATTCGGACGCTTGGCTCGTCACGGCGGCTCTCAGCTCCAGCCGGGGTCTGGAAATCCCGCTGCTCCAGAAGCTCATAGCCCACCCGTCCCCTCCTCTTGTTCTGTGCCAGAGGCTGGCTGCTTTGATCGGAGCGCGGGGAAACAGCGGAGAAATCGCCACTATCATCAGCCTGATCGCCAAGGAGCGGCGGAGTGAGACCCTCCAGCACAACCTGCTGGAAGGCTTGGGACAGGGGATGCGGCAGGCGCGCATCAATCTGGCGGCGTGGCTCGCGCAGCCTCCGCAAGATGCTCAAGAAGCAGTCGCCACTATCAAGGCACGTCTGGAGCAGGCTTGCCGCACTGTCGGGGATGAACAGGCTTCTCTTCCCGCCCGCTTAGCTGCGGCACGACTTTTAGCCTACGCTCCCTTGGATTGGAGCTTTTCGGCTCTCCAGCAAGCGCTCCAACCCTCTGTACCCTCGACGGTTCAGCAGACGGCGCTTCAGGCCTTGGCCTCCCATAACGACCCCCGCGTGACGGCTCTGCTCCTGGAACGTTATCCTGCCTTTCCTCCGGCGACACGCACCCTGGCGCGGGACATCCTTTTGAGCCGGCCGGATCGCATCCTGGCTTTGTTGAGCGCCATTGAACAAAGACGATTGCCCGCCAGCGAGTTATCCTCCGCCCAGGTCCAGCAGTTGCGCACGCATCCCACCGCCTCCGTCCGGCAAAAAGCCCAAGCAGTTTTGTCGCTTGCCGTCAATCCGGATCGCGCTCGCGTGGTTGCAGCTTATCAAGGCGCCTTGCAGATGCGGGGAGACGCCGCCGCCGGAAAACAGGTCTTCCAAAAGCACTGTGCGTCCTGCCACCGCTTGGACGGAGTGGGCCATCCCGTCGGTCCCGACTTGCTGGCCGTACTGGGAAACAAATCCGGAGAGGACCTCCTCATTGCTATCTTTGATCCCAATCGGGAAGTGGACCCACGGTACCGGGCCTACCAAATTACCACAGCCGATGAGCGAGTCCTAACCGGCATCCTTACCGCTGAAACTCCGACCAGCATCACGCTCCGACGGCCTGATGGGGCGGAGGATACCCTCCTGCGTGCCGCGATCCTCTCCTTCCAGGCGACTCCGGTATCGCTGATGCCTGAAGGGCTGGAAAAAGAACTCCAACCTCAAGACGTAGCCAACTTGCTCGCCTATCTGCGGACCGCGGGGCGCCGGGACCAGTAAGGCTCTTTCCCTCGCCCGACTCTTGGAAACCGGCGAATGCCCCAAGCGGGGGAAGCCGAGGATTCATGATCCGCCCACCCGTGCCGAGGAACGAAAAAAGTATCTGACATGGGCTTCTGCAGGACAACGTGCGTGAAGTATCACAAGCGTTACATGATGGAATGTGCCTTGTCTGAGGAGCCAGGGTGGGAGGTACGGCTTCCGCCGGGATATGTTTGGGTGCCGTGGTCGGACGCCGTGGTGGAACGGCATGCCGCGGTACTGTATGAGAGTTTTCGGGATTCCCCTGATGCAACCATACTTCCGTCGCTGGGGACCGTGACCGGATGTCTGGTTCTCGTTCGTACCTTGGCACGCTGGCGTGGTTTCTGTCCCGCGGCTAATTGGTTGATCGCTTACCAGAACAGCCAAGACGTAGCCTGCCTCCAGGCCGCTTTGGACACCAGGGATCATGGGGTGATCATCAATCTGGCAGTTCTCTCGCCGCACCGGGGACAAGGTTTGGGGACCGCTTTACTGCGTCGCGGCTTGCAGGGACTGTACCAGGCTGGTGCCCGCCGTGTCTATCTGGAAGTAACTGCCAGCAATCAGGCTGCCTTGAACTTGTATCGCCGCCACCATTTCCGTTGCTACAAAACTCTGTATCGTGAAGCGATCGCAGGAGAAGGGGCCGCGTGCAAGCCGGGAACGGGATGCAGCGGAGCTGCCGATCGAGAAGGTGCTCCTGCGGAAGCGGGGGAACCGTCTTTCCCCCCGGCGACATCCAATTGATACTGAGGATGGAACGCCCTGTGAGCCAGATGCTATTCCAGCACACGCTTGCCAACGGCATGGTTCTGATCGCGGAGCGGATGGAACATGTTCGCTCGGCGGCCTTCAACTTCCTGCTCCCCGGCGGCTCGGCCTACGATCCTCCGGAACAGCGGGGAATAGGCAGCCTGCTCGCGGAAATGATCGTCCGCGGCGCTGGGTCCCGCAATCACCGGGAATTGTCAACAGTGCTCAATTCGCTGGGAACAGATCGCTCGGAATCAGCCGGCCGCATCGCCTTGCATCTGGGATGCTCAATGCTAGCCCGCCATCTCCCCGCGGTGCTGGAAGTGTATGCCGACATTCTCCGCCGTCCCCATCTGCCACCGGAAGAACTCCCCGCTGTGCAAGCCCTCGCCCTCCAGGACCTAGACTCTCTCGAAGATAACCCCTCCTCCCAGGTCCGGATTGAACTGCACCATTGCCATTTTCCCCCGCCGCTGAACCAGGACTCCTACGGGACCGCTGAGGGCATTCGTGCTGTCACCCCGGAGAGTTTGCGAAACCACTATGAACGATGTGTCAAACCCAACGGCATTATCTTGGCCGTCGCGGGAGACATCCAATGGGAACCGCTACGCGACGTGGTAGAACGTCTCTTTGGCGATTGGCCTGCCGGACCGCTGCCAGAACTTGCCATCGGTTCGCATACACCTTATTCCCGGCATCTCTTCAAAGACACGCATCAGACCCACATTGCTTTTGCCTATCCGAGCGTGCCAGTGAATCATCCGCAGTATTACGCCGCTCGGGCAGCCGAGGCGGTTCTCTGCGGCGGAATGAGTTCCCGCCTTTTCACAGAGGTTCGGGAGAAACGGGGATTGTGCTATTCGATTTCTCTGAGACACAAAACATTCCGGCATGTCGCTGCGATCGTCGGTTATGCGGGGACCGGAGCGGATCGGGCACAACAGACCCTGGAAGTCACGTTAAGTGAACTGCGGCGCCTAGCGGAAGGGGTGGAAGCCGATGAGGTGGACCGCATCCGAGCCGGTCTCAAATCGGGCCTGATCATGCAACAGGAATCGACGAAATCCCGTGCCGGTATTATGGCCTCGGATTGGTTTTTCCTCGGCCGGGTCCGTACCTTCGATGAAATGCAACAGATCATCGATCAACTCACCCCTGAGATGATCCTGGAGCATGTGCGAGCCTTCCCCTGCGAGCCGGTCACAGTGGCCACTCTCGGACCCCATCCGTTGACCTTGCCGCCGTACTGCCACCCCTATCAACCCAATTTCGTTCCCAAGGCTCCCTAGCCAACCGATGAAGGAAAGCGATCACGGGGGAACGATGACCGGGAGGAGATAGCGACTACTCTTGACGACCAATATGAGACATGCCTGCGCATGCTGGAGATGCCCATGAGAAACACCGCCCTCCACACCGCCTCAACCGCTTCATCCACGCCCCGCGAAGCGGATGAGGTAGCAGCCCCCTATGTGTTCGCCTACATCGGGCTAGTTGTCCTTTGGCTGGCCGCTGTGCTCTGGTGGGTGTTTTGGCAGCGGGGTTATGCCTGACACTGGTTCGAGCCGCGCCTTCAGGCAGCCACACTCTTGGGTGCTGCTGGAGGCGAGACACAGGAATGATGGATCCATTGTACGTAATCCAAACGTGCGCATTGCGGCGAGGTGATCTATGCCTTTCTTCCAGACTGTATTGCCCAATGGCTTGACTGTGCTGGCAGAGATACTTCCCACGGCTCGCTCAGTAGCTCTCGGCTTCTTCGTCAATACCGGCGCTCGCGATGAGAATGAAGATGAAGCTGGGGTTTCTCATTTTCTAGAACATATGGCCTTCAAAGGGACTGCTCGTCGCACAGCGTGGGATGTCAATCGGGACTTTGACCGGATTGGAGCCGCCTACAACGCCTACACCAGTGAAGAGAACACCGTTTTTTATGCTGTGG includes these proteins:
- a CDS encoding GNAT family N-acetyltransferase; this encodes MKYHKRYMMECALSEEPGWEVRLPPGYVWVPWSDAVVERHAAVLYESFRDSPDATILPSLGTVTGCLVLVRTLARWRGFCPAANWLIAYQNSQDVACLQAALDTRDHGVIINLAVLSPHRGQGLGTALLRRGLQGLYQAGARRVYLEVTASNQAALNLYRRHHFRCYKTLYREAIAGEGAACKPGTGCSGAADREGAPAEAGEPSFPPATSN
- a CDS encoding M16 family metallopeptidase, which translates into the protein MLFQHTLANGMVLIAERMEHVRSAAFNFLLPGGSAYDPPEQRGIGSLLAEMIVRGAGSRNHRELSTVLNSLGTDRSESAGRIALHLGCSMLARHLPAVLEVYADILRRPHLPPEELPAVQALALQDLDSLEDNPSSQVRIELHHCHFPPPLNQDSYGTAEGIRAVTPESLRNHYERCVKPNGIILAVAGDIQWEPLRDVVERLFGDWPAGPLPELAIGSHTPYSRHLFKDTHQTHIAFAYPSVPVNHPQYYAARAAEAVLCGGMSSRLFTEVREKRGLCYSISLRHKTFRHVAAIVGYAGTGADRAQQTLEVTLSELRRLAEGVEADEVDRIRAGLKSGLIMQQESTKSRAGIMASDWFFLGRVRTFDEMQQIIDQLTPEMILEHVRAFPCEPVTVATLGPHPLTLPPYCHPYQPNFVPKAP